A part of Rhodothermales bacterium genomic DNA contains:
- a CDS encoding sodium-dependent transporter — MKTDHSIQNSAGVFTSRWGLLLSVLGIAVGTGNIWRFPRIAAQNSGDAGAGAFLLAWFIFLFVWSIPLIIAEYALGRKGRMGVVGTFMKTAGDRFAWMGAFVGLVATAIMFYYSVVAGWCIYYFFSMIVNPLPVTTDSAQAIWDGFQSGGFPVIFHGMAITLAMLAVWKGVKSIERVNKVLIPALLVIVLISLGRTVTLEGAGEGIAFLFTPDWSTLMRPRIWLEALTQNAWDTGAGWGLILTYGAYMQSKHGVVKNAFITGIGNNLVSLAAAVTIFGTVFAILGSEMSRPEVLEIMKSSGPASTGLTFIWMPQLFAKMPAGGPLAMLFFLGLSFAAFSSLISMIELATRVFVDSGLVRPRAILFVGAAGFAFGIPSAINLDFLGNQDFVWGVALMISGAFVAFAVIRYGAAKFRHEVIDGLPGDWNVTRGWDVLITALVPLQAVVLLGWWLYQSATVYAPDSWYDPFDYYSVMTCLAQWGTVIVVLVMLNKTMVGRVKRAGL; from the coding sequence ATGAAGACTGACCATTCCATACAAAATTCCGCCGGCGTATTCACAAGCAGGTGGGGCTTGCTGCTCAGTGTGCTCGGGATCGCCGTTGGCACCGGCAACATCTGGAGGTTTCCGCGCATTGCCGCACAGAACAGCGGAGACGCGGGCGCGGGAGCATTTCTTCTGGCGTGGTTCATCTTTCTGTTCGTATGGAGTATTCCGCTGATCATCGCGGAATACGCACTCGGGCGGAAGGGGCGAATGGGAGTGGTGGGGACCTTCATGAAGACGGCGGGAGACCGTTTTGCCTGGATGGGCGCGTTCGTCGGCCTGGTGGCCACGGCTATCATGTTCTACTACTCCGTCGTCGCAGGCTGGTGTATCTACTACTTCTTTTCCATGATCGTGAATCCGTTGCCGGTTACGACCGATTCGGCTCAAGCGATATGGGATGGTTTTCAGTCCGGCGGCTTTCCCGTGATCTTTCACGGGATGGCGATAACCCTGGCCATGCTCGCGGTGTGGAAAGGTGTGAAATCCATCGAGCGTGTCAACAAGGTTCTGATTCCGGCTCTTCTTGTGATCGTACTGATTTCGCTCGGGCGGACCGTGACACTCGAGGGAGCCGGCGAGGGGATCGCGTTTCTCTTCACACCCGATTGGTCGACGCTGATGCGGCCAAGGATCTGGCTGGAGGCACTGACGCAGAATGCATGGGACACCGGCGCCGGGTGGGGATTGATTCTCACGTACGGCGCGTACATGCAGAGCAAACACGGAGTCGTCAAGAATGCCTTCATCACAGGAATCGGCAACAATCTCGTTTCTCTAGCTGCCGCTGTGACGATTTTCGGGACGGTCTTCGCCATCCTTGGCAGTGAGATGTCTCGCCCTGAGGTACTTGAAATCATGAAGTCGAGCGGGCCTGCATCCACGGGCTTGACGTTTATCTGGATGCCGCAGCTTTTCGCGAAGATGCCTGCCGGCGGACCGCTCGCCATGTTGTTCTTCCTGGGTCTTTCGTTTGCTGCATTCAGTTCGTTGATCTCGATGATCGAGCTGGCAACCCGCGTATTCGTGGATTCCGGTCTCGTTCGACCACGAGCCATCCTGTTTGTTGGTGCGGCAGGCTTTGCGTTCGGGATACCATCCGCAATCAACCTCGATTTCCTGGGAAATCAGGATTTTGTGTGGGGTGTGGCACTCATGATCTCCGGCGCATTCGTGGCTTTCGCGGTGATTCGCTATGGTGCCGCGAAGTTCAGGCACGAAGTCATTGACGGGTTGCCCGGAGACTGGAACGTAACGCGTGGATGGGATGTGTTGATTACGGCTCTGGTCCCGCTTCAAGCAGTCGTGTTGCTCGGCTGGTGGCTCTATCAGTCCGCAACAGTGTATGCACCGGACTCATGGTATGATCCATTTGACTATTACAGTGTGATGACGTGTCTGGCGCAGTGGGGCACGGTTATCGTGGTACTGGTCATGCTTAACAAAACCATGGTTGGTCGTGTGAAGCGGGCTGGTTTGTGA
- a CDS encoding PAS domain S-box protein, whose translation MVADLSKDYDGDGVPDRVGDRVAIVGRVSLGKMMAPKFNSAYLQDASGGIRLDDRRSLGEIVYGDSIEVSGRVVRAGRNITLDLERIEVRATNRTILPSIRARNAEPNLSPLVGSIVTIEGFIVSKAVDADGSYLLVNRTAGPIVVRIDNRSPRSVAWTGQRGHYVRVTGVLDHYRHDDPFSYQLYTRSDSDFEKVLLPPPYYPWAGGVVLGLVAFLAMSLLKRVRGSMRSRERQFRAIFEQVGTPILFADTNLKVIDANRAACKLLKQTRTQIRFRRLKQFVKIADDNNLADTVSQLRVGSIESFTAGVWSEHVGEIDVEVVLTRIRFGRKDYYIATLHDVSQHMEAVTEFKQFHERLLNAVPMEVSVLTPSGKYVYANDHVGYGQVSLDWLTGKSDLELCRKLDISTDIALRRRAHRRRAVAGEGIIGFEEEIEIRGEARHFLRSYAAVAVGPEDEVAAVASYALDITELKKNRLQLDQAQGEVDKVGHLKEAFLENINQEFRKPITGIIGFAEILQGEVSDEQREFVGLIERNGRRLMNTLNAVLDLAGLSNNEFDLSPKVLNVVEEVGQIVAEARETAEEKGLFLKIEATETDILTRADHACLTRVVQSLVDNSIKFTDAGGVIVELDEDDDNVNVRVLDTGMGIDADLVPGNLDDLGSEDLDPTHAARGAGIGLGITKRLIELMNGTISMESDKEGSMFSLTLPRAFPMIGKDETSLPRLLLADDSVDVHMMVGYVLQDYFRIDVAEDIETLYRQSRRSQYDVILVDLGLSGYRAVIDVVEKIRSRRSYKNVAFVALEEQGRRTDRDQVLGDGFNYFLGKPYRKSELLNLLSQVMADRIDLEIEDDDLEDPQDDMAGYRKSA comes from the coding sequence GTGGTCGCAGATCTGTCAAAGGACTACGATGGCGATGGCGTCCCCGACCGGGTTGGCGACCGTGTTGCGATTGTTGGGCGTGTGAGCCTGGGCAAGATGATGGCTCCGAAGTTCAACAGCGCATACCTCCAGGATGCGTCGGGCGGAATACGTCTGGACGACAGACGCTCTCTCGGAGAGATTGTATACGGCGACAGCATCGAGGTGAGCGGCCGGGTCGTTCGCGCAGGCCGCAACATTACACTGGATCTGGAGCGGATCGAGGTACGTGCGACCAACAGGACAATTCTCCCGTCAATCCGTGCCAGGAACGCCGAACCCAATCTCTCCCCGCTGGTCGGCAGTATTGTAACCATTGAGGGGTTCATCGTCAGCAAGGCGGTGGATGCTGACGGATCTTACCTGTTGGTGAACCGAACCGCCGGTCCGATTGTCGTTCGAATCGACAACCGCAGTCCCCGTTCGGTCGCCTGGACGGGACAGCGAGGCCACTACGTGCGGGTTACCGGCGTCCTCGATCACTACCGCCACGACGACCCGTTCTCGTATCAGTTGTACACGCGGTCGGACTCAGATTTTGAGAAGGTCCTGCTTCCACCACCTTACTACCCGTGGGCAGGAGGCGTCGTCCTTGGCCTCGTAGCGTTTCTGGCAATGTCTCTTCTGAAGCGTGTTCGCGGCTCGATGCGATCGAGAGAAAGGCAGTTCCGAGCGATCTTCGAACAGGTCGGTACGCCGATACTATTTGCCGATACAAACCTGAAGGTAATTGATGCCAACAGGGCCGCGTGCAAGCTGTTAAAGCAGACCCGGACACAGATCCGGTTCAGACGGCTGAAGCAGTTTGTCAAAATCGCTGACGACAATAACCTTGCCGATACCGTATCGCAACTGCGAGTCGGGTCGATCGAATCGTTCACCGCAGGTGTCTGGAGTGAGCACGTAGGCGAAATCGATGTCGAAGTCGTGCTGACGCGGATACGCTTCGGGCGCAAAGATTACTATATCGCAACACTTCATGACGTGTCACAGCACATGGAGGCGGTGACGGAATTCAAACAGTTCCATGAGCGACTCCTCAATGCTGTTCCGATGGAGGTCTCGGTCCTGACTCCGTCCGGCAAGTACGTGTATGCGAATGATCATGTCGGATACGGACAGGTCTCTCTTGATTGGCTCACGGGTAAGTCCGATCTGGAATTATGTCGGAAACTGGACATTTCAACCGATATCGCTTTGCGGCGTCGCGCACATCGCAGACGTGCCGTTGCAGGCGAGGGAATCATCGGCTTCGAGGAAGAAATAGAGATTCGTGGAGAGGCCCGTCACTTTCTCAGGTCCTACGCTGCCGTTGCAGTCGGGCCTGAAGACGAAGTAGCGGCCGTAGCGTCATACGCTCTCGACATTACGGAGCTGAAGAAGAACAGGCTGCAACTCGATCAGGCCCAGGGAGAGGTCGACAAAGTCGGCCATCTTAAGGAGGCGTTCCTCGAGAATATCAACCAGGAATTCCGCAAGCCGATCACCGGGATCATCGGATTCGCGGAGATTCTGCAGGGAGAGGTGTCGGACGAGCAGCGCGAGTTTGTTGGCTTGATCGAACGGAACGGTCGACGACTCATGAATACGCTGAATGCCGTTCTTGATCTCGCCGGCCTTAGCAATAATGAATTCGATCTGAGCCCGAAAGTGCTGAACGTCGTTGAAGAAGTTGGGCAGATCGTCGCCGAGGCACGCGAGACGGCTGAGGAGAAGGGTCTCTTTTTGAAGATCGAGGCTACCGAAACGGACATACTCACTCGCGCCGATCACGCATGCCTGACTCGCGTCGTGCAGAGCCTGGTCGATAACTCGATCAAGTTCACAGATGCCGGCGGAGTCATCGTGGAGCTTGACGAGGATGACGACAACGTGAACGTCCGGGTTCTTGATACGGGCATGGGAATCGACGCGGATCTCGTCCCCGGCAATCTGGACGACCTGGGCTCGGAAGATCTGGATCCGACGCATGCTGCACGGGGTGCGGGAATCGGATTGGGAATCACGAAACGATTGATCGAACTGATGAACGGGACGATCTCGATGGAGAGTGACAAAGAGGGCAGTATGTTCTCGCTTACGCTTCCGCGGGCATTCCCGATGATCGGAAAGGACGAAACGTCACTTCCCCGACTTCTCCTCGCGGACGACAGCGTCGACGTACACATGATGGTCGGATACGTTCTGCAGGATTACTTCCGCATAGACGTCGCGGAGGATATCGAGACGCTGTACCGCCAGTCACGTCGTTCTCAGTACGACGTAATCCTCGTGGATCTGGGCTTGTCGGGATATCGAGCCGTCATCGACGTGGTCGAGAAGATCCGGTCCCGCCGTTCGTACAAGAACGTCGCGTTTGTAGCCCTCGAAGAACAGGGGCGTCGTACGGATCGCGACCAGGTCCTCGGAGATGGTTTCAACTACTTCCTTGGGAAGCCGTACAGAAAAAGCGAACTCCTCAACCTGCTGAGCCAGGTGATGGCCGATCGGATAGACCTGGAGATTGAGGACGACGATCTGGAAGACCCGCAAGACGACATGGCCGGTTACCGGAAATCCGCCTGA